AATAATTTAATCCTAAAAAGGATGAAACGTCGTCACAGCAGGGAGCAAGTGATAGAATTTTGTCATAAAGTAAGGGGCTTGAGGCCTAATATAGCGTTTGGTGCTGATATTATTGCTGGATTTCCAACGGAAACTGATGAAATGTTTCAAGATACTGTTAATCTACTAAAGGAAACGAACATAGTTTACCTACATGCTTTTCCATATTCAAAGCGAAAGAACACGCCTGCTGCACGAATGCCACAAGTGCCAGAGAGTGTGCGTAAAGAAAGGGTAAAAAACTTAAGGGAAATAAGTAGAGAAATGATGAGTAACTTTTATCAATCTTTGATCGGCACTAAACAAAGCGTTTTAGTTGAGCAAAATAATATCGGCAGGGCGGAAAATTTTGCACTAATAAAGCTTTCATCGGAGGTTCAGGCTAAAAGCATTGTAAAAGCTAACGTTATAGGAATGGAAAATGGTTATTTAATTGGTTTCTTAATTTCTTGATGTGAGAAAAAACTTGTTTATGATGAAAAGATCTACTGTTTTTGATGCATTGATAATCTTGTGTATTAGCTTTTTTTCCGCTCAGGCTAATGCAGGTGATGTTGAAGATCTAATGCTTGCAGACAAACTTGTATGCCATAAATCTAGAAAATATGATGAAAAAGAAGTTACATCGGTTAAAGACAAAAGACTTAATTTCTATATTAGCGCCAACGGTGGCAAGATATATCACGATAACTCAGAGATATTTATGAATGGCATAAAAGCAATCGGAGAAAGAGTTCTCACTTTAGTTGAAAGCCGTTGCGGTTCTATAATAAGAAATATAGTGGCAGGTAAAATTGAGAGCATACAGAAGTTTGATGGTAAAATTGATTTCCAGTGGCTCAGCAGCATATCTTTAGGTTACCATGCTAGAGAAAATGGACGAATTGATTTTGAAACTATGTATTCTTGGGCCAATATTAAAAGTGATAACCCTCTACCAGTATTTGATAAATCAGTCAGTATATTCGCATTTTTGTTAAACTTCTATTATAATCCTAGTATTCAGGATACACAATTTGCTCCATATATTAGTCTTGGTATAGGACCAACAGTTTTTAGATTAAAAAAGGTTAATGGTTCACCTAAAAATTCAATGCCATTGAATGTTCCTTGGTTTGCTTATCAAGTGAAACTTGGTGTTAATTATTCAATAATTCCGGAAGTCAAAGCCTTCCTTGGTTATCGTTACTTCAGCATTCCAATACCCGTTGCAGATGACATATCAACTCATAATGTTGAAATCGGTTTGATGCTTAGTTTTTAGTTAATATATATATAAATTCTCATCCTTTTTATCTAACAAACCAAACGTTGGTACAATTGTTGCTTTTAAAAAGATGACGGTTTCTACTGTTCTCATGTTATCCGCTAGCCTTTTTGACTTCTGATGCAATGTAGCTTTAAGGCTTTGCTTATCTTCTCTATGCTCTATAAGTCCGCCAATTACCATAACTTCACCACTCTTGATTTTTAACATAGAGTTCATTTCCCTAATTTCAATAATTGGAATGTTACTATTCAGTTTTGTTTTACTCTGCTGCGCGATGTACTCTATATTTGGGTCTTTAGTGTAGCCGTTAATTCTCGATAAGGTTGGGTGTATATCCATGAATATTTCACTAGTATCAACATTGATGCTTGGATGGATTATTAATACAACACCTATTGGAACGCTATTCATTTTGGTAACTAAGGTATGATTGGAGTTTTTTTGTATATCAGAGGTAAAATAAACGTGATTTTTAGTGAAAGAAATCATCGCTTGCTGATTATTTATAGCATGTACTCTAGGGCTTGAAATCACAGTTGAAGTGCCAAATTTGTCTAGACTTTTTACTAAATTCCCCAGATCACCCACACCGAAGTTCATTGCTAGATTAATAATGGAACTATCTTGACTCATTACAGGTTTGCTTCCATCGCGTAAATCATCTAAGTTGATACCAGAAAGGTACTTATCGTCTAACACGACTTCAACTATCTTTGCCTCTATCATTACTTGAGAAGACGCTAACTGCTTAACTTTATTAATATATTCTTCAACAGCTTTGTGGATGCTTTTTCTAGCATTCAAAATAATAACACCGGCTTCTCTATTAGATGAAAGAAATTCTCCATCATTCACCCCGTTAACATCCATTATTGCATTCAACCCCTTTTCCAATGAGTTCCATAAATCGCTGCTATATTGAGACTTTATAACACTATTATAATCCTTATCGGCATTGATCCCATCACTGCTGGTAATATTGTTGTTAACAACAAAACTGCTTTGAGCAGAGTGTTGAATATTGATAAAGTCTACGTAATAATTTTGCGTGTACGGTAAATCCTGCTCAATTCTAATCACGCCATTACTTGTTGAGTAACGCAGTTTGGCGCTATCAGCTATGCTCTGAATTACTTCATTTATATTTTTATCTTTTAGCTTTAAAATAATATTGCCTGATATTTTTGGATCTATATCTAAGTTAATGTCAGAAAGTTTTCCTATCTCAATCAGCAAATCCTTTACTGGCACTTCTTCGCCAATATTAATAGAAATAAGCTGGCTACTGGCCGTGAAATCAGGAAACTTTACGGGCAAAGGTACAATCTCTGGTACTGTTGGTTCGTTGCTCTCCGAAGGAAAAATTTTGCCCTTACAT
This genomic stretch from Wolbachia endosymbiont of Cimex lectularius harbors:
- a CDS encoding type II secretion system protein GspD, which produces MTIFRCSMLLFIISCICLPTQGYITHIDDKNHHDIEHDHSLRQCKGKIFPSESNEPTVPEIVPLPVKFPDFTASSQLISINIGEEVPVKDLLIEIGKLSDINLDIDPKISGNIILKLKDKNINEVIQSIADSAKLRYSTSNGVIRIEQDLPYTQNYYVDFINIQHSAQSSFVVNNNITSSDGINADKDYNSVIKSQYSSDLWNSLEKGLNAIMDVNGVNDGEFLSSNREAGVIILNARKSIHKAVEEYINKVKQLASSQVMIEAKIVEVVLDDKYLSGINLDDLRDGSKPVMSQDSSIINLAMNFGVGDLGNLVKSLDKFGTSTVISSPRVHAINNQQAMISFTKNHVYFTSDIQKNSNHTLVTKMNSVPIGVVLIIHPSINVDTSEIFMDIHPTLSRINGYTKDPNIEYIAQQSKTKLNSNIPIIEIREMNSMLKIKSGEVMVIGGLIEHREDKQSLKATLHQKSKRLADNMRTVETVIFLKATIVPTFGLLDKKDENLYIY
- a CDS encoding outer membrane protein encodes the protein MMKRSTVFDALIILCISFFSAQANAGDVEDLMLADKLVCHKSRKYDEKEVTSVKDKRLNFYISANGGKIYHDNSEIFMNGIKAIGERVLTLVESRCGSIIRNIVAGKIESIQKFDGKIDFQWLSSISLGYHARENGRIDFETMYSWANIKSDNPLPVFDKSVSIFAFLLNFYYNPSIQDTQFAPYISLGIGPTVFRLKKVNGSPKNSMPLNVPWFAYQVKLGVNYSIIPEVKAFLGYRYFSIPIPVADDISTHNVEIGLMLSF